Sequence from the Babylonia areolata isolate BAREFJ2019XMU chromosome 25, ASM4173473v1, whole genome shotgun sequence genome:
ggttgacccatctgatcaacccgatccctctatagaattctcgctcgaaggtgtcatcaaacgtccatcattagataaaatatctctcgactttattcacatcggacctcttcagcttaaaagactgcgctactctcctcatcctgttaccatcatttaaaaaaatgattactatagaataatggagtttcgcctacgagagatatcgaatataaaaaacaacctcgaaaaagaccgtgatgaaagaactttattttataaaaaatataaacgcggtgtaaatatcgctacagccgcggatacaacgctgacaactcttagtatcgcccttggggcatcgggtgttggattactgttgagtgtcgccgctgctcccgtagctattggaatagaagtgggagctggtctccttggtgtggttggtttaacttgtaaatttattcataaaaaattaatgtcacaagctatgaagcacaacgagattcgcgtgttggccgagtcaaaactgaacactataaatgatcttatttcaaaagcattagaagatgataaaataagcgatgaagaatttagtctcattctggctgaagttgaaaaattcaatgcaatgaaaacagacataaaatcgaaacacaaaactcagttgttaaagaaaaatctatttgatattcaagatggtaaaccatccaaaaaaagcaaactatgtgaacggttgactcaacctcctctctttaaggaccatttggctctccatacacatatttaagccggtttttcgtttttatgcttgagggcggtattgcgcggttttgggctggggtcggttgtatatagaacccccatgaccgtttcgctcccccatacacatatccaaccatttttttttttttatcttgtgatttggctctccatacacatataacttgttttaactatatatatatttttttatgcttgagggtcatattactccaacatacacaggttttggctaaattttttttatgcttgagggccttaacacaagctaatacgcccaaaaaagttgtatatagaacccccatctcttatactacttctCATGATTTGATCTAAAAATGAAATGGACTCAAAAGTTTCATTTATGgtggttttatgtatgtatgtatgtatgaatgtatgtgtatatatatatatatatatatatatatatatatatatgtgtgtgtgtgtgtgtgtgtgtgtgtatatgtgtgtgtgtgtattttttttcagcatcaatacacatgatgacataattttctttctgttatgtTGACTTAAAACAAAGTGTACCTCAGTGTAATGAAACTTGTGAAACGTGTTACTTGAACgatatgcttttttgtttgtttcttttctgtttttgttttgttttttgttttgttgttgttgttgttgttgttttctttttattgtttgttgttgttttattcttcttccgttctttgtcctaaaaacaacaacaacaacaaaaaccaaaatttGTGATGAATGTTTCTAtattgagaaatataaccttctgtgcaagggggaaaaaagaaaaaaaaattatatatcacCAAAATTCTTTGTTTCCCAGTCAGCTTATATTAGCGTTACTCGTAGCTTCTAGGCATGAACAGAATATACTCTTGTCAGTCTATCTGTGTTGTGTTCTTTCTTGGTGACATGAACTcgcaatacttaaaaaaaaaaaatcttatatttTGTTTGCACCGCACCAAGAGCGACATTGGCCAATACTtgattaaactctctctctctccctctctttcccagcaaacgcgcgtgagcgcgcgcacgcgcgcacgcacacaaacacacatacacacacacacacacacacactggggtagAGACTGGAGGGTGTATACGTCTttcatggtgagagagagagagagagagagatgtgtgagcgtgcgagcgcgtgcgtgcgtagaatacagccttgtcacgtggtcCCAAACCTAAAGAGGACCTCCGTAGCAACATCGTCTTCATCCCGGTCCACCTTCACcaatatatgaaaaaaatgtcCCTAAGTTAACGACCATTGAAACGGTTGTTGAAGAAAAATTCACAAACTTATATCAACGTCGAGCCGCCGTCCTTAATTGTCCTACTTCCATGTTGGCTGACttgaatatgtttgtttgtgtaaacGCAAACACAAGAACACGTCTCGAGCTATCCCAGCGTTGCGCACTTTGTCCCCATGTCCTGGATCGTGCGAATGCAGTAGTGAAGACTTGAGAGCGAGAACTGACTGCTTTGAGGTAAGCGTTGTTGTCAAAGTTTAATCGTTGTTGTCAAGCAAACTCGCACAGGAGATGATGAcggctgatgctgctgctgctgctgctgacgatgatgatttgCTGTGAAACATATTCGATGGATATCGAAACAGGGAATGGTCTTCCGGGATAAAAGATGGAAGGGAAAGTGCAAAGCCagattttttttaagggaaaagaaaacatgGTAAGTTTCGTGTTGTTATTATTTCATATGTATGGTGAccgtgacgatgataatgaaagTACTCGTTGGACATTGCTACAAGGaattgtctgaaaaaaaaacccacagaaagtGGTGGAACAAAGCAGacataaagaataaaaaatagaaaCGTGGTCTGGTTGGTATTGATATCACTccaggtggtgatgaagatgacttGCTGTGAAAGTATTAGTTGGACATCGGAACGGGAATGGtctggaaagacacacacacacacacacgcacacacacacacacacacacacacgcacgcacgcgcgcgcgcgcacacacacacacctatgtaaAGTCAGGCAGTTCGTGTTATTATTCCAAATGATTTGACATTTATGAGCAACAAAAAGATAAACATGGCAGCAAGAAAAATGTTATACACAGTCCTGTCCATCTTTAGTATGTGTCGGATGTCTTCaatggtaaaaagaaaacaaaaacaaaaccaaaaaaaaaaaaagaaaaaaaaaaaaaccaacaaaaaataaaaataaaaacaaaaaaacacaacacaaaaaagacgAAAACTCTTACTCTAGATGATTTTCaatgaaacaaaactaaaatatACCCTCGGGTTATACAAAGGTGTGAAGAAACCAAGTGCTTTTGAAAGCAatggctgttttttttcttctgtttttgtgcaTGGTAAACCCCTGCCCGTTCAGTCGTAGCGTCCCGCATGTGGGACACACGTATTCCACGTAATAAATCCCAGATGTTATCACCTTTGAAATCAAAATGTCTTTCTGATTAAGAAATAAATGTAACACTTTCCAGGCACTTTGGTCAAAATCAATTTACACAAAACGGGGTTAACATGTCCGGTGCGATTTGTCGTGTTCTTCGCCAGTGCCACGGGTATGCAATTTATATAATTATTGACTCACAAAAAATATCTGGTTTGCAGgtaaaagaatgaaagacagaaagaaagaaagaatgaatcaatgaatcaatcagtcaattaatcagaaccaatcagtcaattagtcaatcaatcaatcggtcaAATAGTCAATCAAATTATTTCTCTATCTCTTGGTGAGAAAGTGGGTCAAGGAATGTTCATTGTTTTTATATTAAAATCTAAAACTTGTAGAGTTATTTCTTCAAATAATTTTGTTGTATTCCCTTCATCTGTCAATGTCATGGTTTCACCACTCGAAACCAGTCTCGAACACAGGAAAGTAAATACAGAAACTGGTGAAAATCACCCAGTCTTTCTAGATTCACGCAGGTCTCATTGGATTAGCTGGAGGATGTTAGCGGTTTTAATGTGTCGTTTCGGATATCACTCGTGGTTGAAAAGCGAAACTTTGGACTTGATTTCCATTCACAGAATGCTTGTGCTAATGTGTTGTCTGTCAGCAGTGGTAATGCGTTTTACGAGGtgatcgccccccacccccacaaccccagcgCCTACACACCTTACTCACCTCTTCCCCGCGTGCGTTCGTTCGGATAACGTTTATCCACTATTGTGAATTTAGACGAAAACCCACCTCCTTCCCACCACCCAATACTCACCTAATCtaatcatcaccccccccccggtccccctaacacacacacacacacacactcccccacctttgtgtgagtgtgtgtgtgtgtgtgtgtgtgtgtgcgtgcgtgcgtgtgtgtgtgtgtgtgtgtgtgtgtgtgtgtgtttgcgtgtgtgtttgcgttcgcgttcgtgcgtgtgtgtgattagatATTAGTTaaaggagaacacacacaaaaaaagacatgaataaaAACATGTCGGTCGATATCATGGAAACACTAAAAAGTAACAGGAAGATATAACATCGGTtaacaatgtgcgtgtgtgcgcgcgcgcccgtgtgagCGTGTTTGTCCAGTCGCATTGACAAGTACAGTTTATTACCAAGCTGAATCCGGAATGTTGTCGTTTGTTGGGTTGTACGTTTTTCTGCTGCAATACCGAGTATACAATACTtgttgaataaaaaataaaaaataaaaaaagtaccagccaccgtggcgaagtggttagcgtcgcggactgacggctgggaggacccgggttcgaatcccagcgcaggtgggtttttcggcccgtggccggctcctacccagagttgagtgtgctgtgggcttaaatggggagactgggaccacacagtcgagtgtcatccacttcaaggatgcgtctttgggtgtgttgctctaattacctgaccaacactgcaagtgtctgtttctctcgggcctggttaacgccgggatatcattatgacaggaagcgtagagtacagccttgtcacgcagtcccaaaccaaaatggacctccatagcaacatcgtcatcaccatcgtcatcctcctcctccttcatcgtcatcaatataaacaaaatagtctcaaagtctatggcctttcatgccctgctctcatgatgacctcagtttcgatacccctccaattccgtgcttggggtgagtcctgtcaatgtcgtcagagtcggcagattcatggggggctgttgtttgagggacgtggtggcggtctccactctgggagagacgctcactcagtctggctccgcgactaacgacatttattgtcattagtagggggcttagtaggtggtgtcctaagtacgttaaaagagaacaggcaccactgaacaccaccgaagtgactcagcagcagtgcagggtgtgtagcctcctggcgacctaacatcgatggttcgctgggactgcgacggacgaacccgggtgtggccgtgtatgggggaatctaaatggaCGGcgtggaataatgccactgaaagggcgcagatgatggggcagcaaaaaaaaaaaaaacaaaaagaaaaaaaaaagaaaaaaaagaaagaaaaagaagaaaagttgcaGAACGAAATGGACAAGCAATAGATTATTTTACATTTTGTCTGATGAAATGCGTGTTTATATGTCTGTGGGACGCACACAAActtgtatgtgtacgtatgttcGAGAAAAGTCTTTTATAAACGTGCCTGTTGGGtccacgtgcgtgtgcgcgtgcgtacttgcgtgtgtgtgtgtgcgcgcgtgcgtgtgtgtgtatgagacgcACTGCATCTGCCATATTCACTTGACCAAGATGAATGTTGTGGTTTCGCCTGTGTATGCACCCCCCTAgcacttagtcacacacacacacacacacacacacacacacacacacacacacacacacacacacacacacacacacacacacacacacacacacacatctaatatcacaaAGTGgaggacgttaaactgaagactactactactacacacacaatctctctttctttcactatctctctctctccctctccctccccctctctctctccctccctctctctctctctcagtctctgtctccatttctttgtgtctctgtctctcactccctttttctcactctctgtctctcactgtttcactgtctgtctctgtttgtgtatgtctctaCTTTTCTCGCAATCCAACCACTTGTAGTTTTACACATAATTTTGTCATTTGTTTATCAACAGGATCAGTACGAGATTCAAGGAACAGACCATCTTGGCAGGCAGTCTGCATTTTAGTCCCCAAAATGCTGGTTAGTAGTGTGTGTAcaaatactcacatacacactcacacacgcgcgcgcgcgcgcgcacgcacgcacgcactcgtacacacacacacacacacacacacacacacacacacacacgttctgtctctttctcagcctCCAGATGATGGTGCAGATGAGATATGGTTGgaggagattgtgtgtgttgttttgatagACGAGTTCAACGGTTGATGAGACAAAAGAATCCCCCTTCAGCATTCTGTCTactttaaccttttcaccgccagtcaatttagagtacagaagtcccttgtgctataaacacagaaaagacagtggctaagaatagctggggattcccccctgcgatgtatagaaaatatggcctaccaccgagcattaagagcagtaggttcatggataacagaccaatgaatggtcaccttttagtgacatgggtcctctaccacgcctgtgcatatatgcgagcttggcggtgaaagggttaaagatttCAAGTGGAGGCGCCGTTCttgttattcttcctcctcctttctctctctgtttcttgttctACGTGCAAAATGGGGGCGTGTCAACGAGTGTTATGAATTGCTCCGCCTTCAGTTTAATTTTGCAGCGTCTGTACATGATACTAGTGAACACGTTTGTGGCAGTAAAGTGTATTTAGGTGTGGTGAAAGTAAAGGGCAGTCAGCATGATCGACTTAAATCTGTGGCGAAGCAGAACAGTctgtctcccctgctggggtTAGTCTGAACCAGCGATGGATAAACCACGGGGTCATTTGTGGCTGACCAATATCGACATCCCCACCCAGTTGGAAATTATCCCATTTCTACGTGTGtggtttttaattcatttttacaatctttatttaaaaaaacaacaaccacaacagaaagctgtttttttttttcaaggcatgactaagcgcgtaggttacgctgctggtcaggcatctgcttggcagatgtggtgtagcctatatggatttgtccgaacgcagtgacgcctccttgagctactgaaactgaaactgattccaATGGATTGTTTGCTGTTTCTCACTACCAACATAATTGTGTGGTGGGACTTGGAGAGTCTGTTAATGAAAGTTGAAGTCTGGGTCTGCTGAACATGGGgcgtggtgatggttgtggtgggttTCATCTCGATAGCGCGACATATCAGTAGTCCTCAATCCGACGATCATTAACCCGACGAGACGACGAAGCGATGATTCGACATAGAAATGATCCGACAGAGCAATAGACCGACGTGTCATCagtctatttttttctcttttcccgaTGTTGCATTGGTCCGACGTTCGATAGTCCGAAAATATATATCGATCTTAATCACAAAGACCTGCCATTCTACGTGTATacatcttcctctgtctgtctgtctgtctgtttctttcagttttgtgtCGGTTTCTCTCTCACCCAACCCCTTTCCCGCCCTCATCGCTGCTTTTTGGTGTTtaagtttcatttttttctttctaaggcTGATTGTCATTTGGGAAGACAAAGCTGGACAGTATATTTccatatcatgtatatatatgcatgtatgtatgtaggtaggaaggcatgcatgaatgaatgaatgaatgaaagcggCTGAGTGCACAGCACGAACAGTACAGGTCCAAGTACTGACACCTGAGACGCGCTAAAGGGAAACAGAagagtgtgcgcgtatgtgtcaTCGTTCATGTTTCATATTGTCGGGAATGCTTGCGAAGCTTTACTTACCCACTGATGTTTGGACCCTCGAGGAATCTAGAAATTCATGATAAAACTGTGTGTGACGAGGGCCGTTCGTTCATTACGCTGCAGCTGTACAAATGGAACAGGCCGTGTTCCTGTATTTGGATGCAAATGAAAAGTTGATGACTCCCTCTCCAGaacacagactgaaaaaaacatgCACAGGATCAAATTGGTACAGTGGACTGAACATTTGATGTTAGTAATATCAAGTGGTATGGTGGAGAGACTTACCGAATGGTATAGTAGTGGGTCTAAATGTTATTGTTTTAGGTCTAAAATGGTATACTAGTGGGTCTAAATGGTACAGTTGTATGTCTAAATAGTAGGTCTGAATGGCAGGGAGGTAGGTGTAAACAGTGCAAATGTTTGTCTGAATGGTATACTGGTAGGTCTAAATTGTACATGATAGGTTTGAAtgggccaggaaaagcagggccagcaagtccccgacagccgccaccatcccctgtccacactgcgtcagaaccttccgggcgcgaattggcctaaccagtcatctgcgcacccacagaggccaacccacccacccccaggatgactagatggtcctcgtcgatcccgacggacgaaccacaccacaTGTATTGCGgcaatagaataaataaaaaagaatagcTAGGACAGGTGCTGTGGATGATTTTGTGGAACACATCTTTTTGTACGTTCGAGGTCTTTCTTTTCGTATACAAAATCCAGATTCTGCCAGCATTCTGCCATGACAAGTTCGGCTAACGGTTCTCGTGATAACACTGAAAGCGTCCATATTCAGTTTTTCCAAATTTCTTCATTGGTTATTCCAGATGATATCCTTGTCACCAAAGAGCTGAAGTATAATGTTTCGAAGATTGTTTCCAGAGCTCCTTTGGTGAccttaggatatatatatatatatatatatatatatatatatatatatatatatatatatacacccgcaaaaaaaaaagaagaaaaaatcacgaCACACGTTTCAGTTCGGCGCGTgttggaggggagggcgggggaggagggcgtATAAAATCGTTTGCTATTTTTGTAATTTCCGCTGTTCTTTTCACTAATCTGTTCCTAACTGTACATTCCGCTGTTGCAGTGCCGGCGACTTTGGTACCCACGTTACTACGCTATCTTTGCTCTGGTGTCCTCTGTTCTCCTAATAAGTTACCTCAGCTTCCAAGCTGGATCACGTTACCGATACTGTGGGCAAGAAAACAAAGCTTCGGCCACGCCGATAGTTCTAGAGCTTCACTTCcagaatgaaactgaaactgaaaatctgcACAAACCCCCAAATCTTGAGAAACCCAACGACTGGCCTCAGTTCTTCGTGCCTCGAAGTCAGCAGCAGTTTTCCCTGGAGTACCCATACCTGTACCGAGCAAGCCGCGCGTGTCAGACACCTGTGGATATGTTGGTGATGACGTTGTCCCGCCCTCAGAACTCTCGGGAACGTCAAGTTATCCGTGAAACGTGGGGGAGTGTGGTGATCACCCGAACCTGGCCTGGCCCCACCCCGCAGACATTACCCAAGAGAGTGGCTTTGATCTTTCTGATGGGGGAAGACCGGAAACTTGGACCTAACGTGTCGGAGGCTGTGCGACTGGAGAGTGAGAAATACGGGGACATTGTACAGTGGGAAGGACTGCAGGATGTCTACTTCAATTTGACTCTGAAGGTAACTGTTGTTCTTATGCTTTTTATTGCATCAAATTTCTGATTGAAATGAAGTAATGATTTATCAGCAGACTGATTCATATGCCTGTGTATCTTTTCGCTAAAAAATAGTGGAAATGCGCATGATGTGTATACAATTTGATTAAGATTAGGGATTGGTAGAGGGAAAATGTTTTCTGTCTAGTTCTTGGATGGCTGGAAAGAGCAGATATGAATCAGACAGTTTAAAAGGGTGAGATAGTTTGAACAAGTTGACATTATGTAAGAGCCTTGTTTTAGTCTTTCTACTTGAGAAGACCAGCAAATGTGCTGCAGGCCGAGCGACACGAGAGTGAGAAATACCGAGGCCTGATTCAGTGGAAAAGACTGCTGTTTACCCTCTTCACTGATGAAATTTTTCCGTAAATTTACTGAAATGAGTAAATCTGAGAGCCTCAGGGATTGTTCTTCAGATTTGTGTAAATCGGTTGAGAAAATCAAGGGTATATATAAGCGTGACAGGTTCGTTTTCAGCTGATCGGCCTCGCTCGTCAATCCGTATTCCCAAATGCTCTTGATTCTTATTTGATTGAAAATGCGACAAACTGTATACTTGAGGGAACCCGTTTCAAAACGTAACTCCCTTCCCTCAGCTGTAGCTGGAAGGAATGCTTGCAGGGCATAACGTtcagtgttgtattgtcttgtactgtattgtattgttcagaTGGTGAACTGTAGGAATTGCCGAGAAGATATTGAAGTTCATCAGCAGATTTCCTTGATGGTCGCAATCCTGGTTTTCTTTAGAGATCAGCTCCTTTGGCTGTTATCTCGCCTAAGACTCAGGACTATTTACCCATAGCTAGTGGTATGGTTCATGGGCACCTGGGCGAATAATGATCACACACTCGTGTGGACGAGGCATGCCACCTGTCTGGGGGCCTCACCTTCCCTGAGTTTTTTGCTGTCTAGCCTGAGTCCTGGTGGTACCCAGAGGATAGTTGTCGCTACGAGGATGGCTGTACTGGCATGAGAAGCTTAGGCAGGTGGCTGTGGTGCTGTGAAATAGGTGACAAGCATGGGGACACAATGCCAACACTCATGACAtgacacagagactgactgtTGATTACTGATCACAGCAGTGACAGCAACCAACATTTTAATGGTGATGAAGGTAATAAGATGTacaaaccatttcatttttgtatgTGCAGGTTCTACTGGGTCTGAGATGGGTGAATGAATTCTGTCCAAACGTGAGTCACGTGATGAAGACTGATGATGACACGTTCGTGCACGTGCCACGTCTTCAGcgcctgctttcaacaaattcaACTGATCTTATCTGGGGGCCGTACGCGAAGTCCGAGAAATGTTACCGTAAAAGCAAACGGGCAGTCAGCCGGGAAGGGTACCCTTTCAATATCTACCCTCCTCACGTCAAGGGCAACCTCTACGTGTTGCCAGGAGAGTCTGTGGCCCGCATGGTGGCTGTAGCCCCCTACCTTCCCTACAACAACATGGAGGACGTGCACGTGACTGGCACTCTGGCACGCACTTTGGCTTTAAGTCACCGAGCGTTCACGCGGAAGGAGTTCTCGACAGCCTCCAAAGCGCCAGACCCGTGTCTTTTCCAGGATAACGGGGATTCCGTTGGGTCTCAAATGGTGTCCCCTGAGCTTGCATTTCATTTCTGGAAAACCTTTTCTGGCAAGCATCCTTGTCGTGTACAGAAACAGTGAAGAgcgttttcatctgcttgtttattGGTGTTTCGCTTTGCGAGTGGGAATTTCCTCTCACTCAAGATATGATTGTCTGTTGGTagcttttattttgtttgcttttgttttattttttgtggctcacgtgtgtaaacaagacgagtctatgtaataaccaggtttcggttgtgtgtgtgtgtgtgtgtgtgtgtgtgtgtgtgtgtgtgtgtgtaagtgtgtgtccaTCGTAAACTTCAACATgtcattttctctagaaatactttgtcaactGACATCAAATTTGGCTTTAAAAGAATCCCTTCTTCGCAGTCATTGGAAATAACATTATAATGGTGTTGCCCCTCTTGTTAGAGGAGAGCAAATTGAGAAAATAGTTTCCCCGGATGAgagaaaaatgcataaacaaaccataacaacgacgaaattaacatacacagtttattttcaaacaatataGCAACCatggggtgcgaatgaacatatccgAGATTTCCGTgtatcataattatgtacatttcacacactttcggaaacaacacattctctgaatctgtgttcaaacacatacGATTTACGCTTTCCTGCGATGAATCCAcatgatttatgtgaaaacagttctaattttgtatacatgtatattttaattgggtcgtttacatgcacaggaGTACCtgaacacagaaaagcggaaccgaAAATTATCGCAAT
This genomic interval carries:
- the LOC143299638 gene encoding beta-1,3-galactosyltransferase 5-like; the encoded protein is MLCRRLWYPRYYAIFALVSSVLLISYLSFQAGSRYRYCGQENKASATPIVLELHFQNETETENLHKPPNLEKPNDWPQFFVPRSQQQFSLEYPYLYRASRACQTPVDMLVMTLSRPQNSRERQVIRETWGSVVITRTWPGPTPQTLPKRVALIFLMGEDRKLGPNVSEAVRLESEKYGDIVQWEGLQDVYFNLTLKVLLGLRWVNEFCPNVSHVMKTDDDTFVHVPRLQRLLSTNSTDLIWGPYAKSEKCYRKSKRAVSREGYPFNIYPPHVKGNLYVLPGESVARMVAVAPYLPYNNMEDVHVTGTLARTLALSHRAFTRKEFSTASKAPDPCLFQDNGDSVGSQMVSPELAFHFWKTFSGKHPCRVQKQ